One Owenweeksia hongkongensis DSM 17368 genomic region harbors:
- a CDS encoding DUF2147 domain-containing protein, whose translation MKKLLIALLLITSVSTFAQADKILGTWLNEPKDAKIEVYKKGDKYFGKIIWLSQNVGPNGESPKLDVNNEDEKLRSRPIVGINILKDLEWDEDDNEWDDGEIYDPRSGSTYSLYAKLEDANTLFLKGYIGFAMIGRSTTWTRVK comes from the coding sequence ATGAAAAAATTACTTATTGCCTTATTACTAATCACCTCCGTTTCCACATTTGCTCAAGCAGATAAAATACTCGGCACCTGGCTTAATGAGCCAAAAGATGCCAAAATTGAGGTGTATAAAAAAGGTGACAAATACTTCGGGAAAATTATTTGGCTGAGCCAAAATGTTGGGCCAAATGGTGAGTCACCAAAACTTGATGTAAACAATGAGGATGAAAAACTAAGATCTCGCCCAATTGTAGGCATTAACATCCTGAAAGATTTGGAGTGGGACGAAGACGATAATGAGTGGGATGATGGCGAAATATATGACCCTCGCAGCGGCAGCACTTATAGTCTTTATGCCAAATTGGAAGACGCCAACACTTTATTTCTAAAAGGATATATCGGCTTCGCCATGATTGGCCGCAGCACAACCTGGACAAGAGTGAAATAA
- a CDS encoding YihY/virulence factor BrkB family protein, with protein sequence MLKNLKTILLRTWYRVLRQAKRIRLPLFEGLTLYAVLSFFIRGIVEGKITDRAASVAFSFFLALFPGIIFLFNLIPFFPIEGMENEVFYTFQRVLPPDTYDAARTTIDDILNNKRTDLLSFGFLFALVFATNGINSLISNFNNTIHQIDTRGFFKQQLVSVVLTIVLSFLFLVGLTIVIFSSGVINGLLNFFRLEVISPFIIETTRLLLMLSVVLLAIALMYNFGPSKKRQWRFISPGSLLATFLIVITSVGFSFYVSNFAQYNKLYGSIGTLMIILLWIYINAIVLILGFELNASIASLKNEQSQAELELDLET encoded by the coding sequence ATGCTAAAAAATCTAAAAACCATACTACTTAGAACTTGGTACAGAGTGTTGCGCCAAGCCAAGCGTATTCGCCTTCCACTTTTTGAAGGGCTTACACTATACGCAGTTTTATCTTTTTTTATAAGAGGTATAGTAGAGGGCAAAATAACGGACAGAGCAGCCAGCGTGGCATTTAGCTTTTTTTTAGCCCTCTTTCCAGGAATTATTTTTTTGTTCAACCTAATTCCCTTCTTTCCCATTGAAGGAATGGAGAATGAAGTGTTTTACACTTTCCAACGCGTGTTGCCACCTGATACTTATGATGCCGCACGAACCACAATTGATGATATTTTGAATAATAAACGGACGGACCTTCTTTCCTTCGGTTTCTTGTTTGCGCTGGTGTTTGCCACAAATGGTATCAACTCGCTTATTTCCAATTTCAACAATACCATCCACCAGATTGACACACGTGGTTTTTTTAAGCAACAGCTTGTATCGGTAGTGCTCACCATTGTTTTGTCATTTTTGTTTTTGGTAGGCCTTACCATTGTTATTTTTAGCTCAGGCGTAATCAATGGTTTGCTCAACTTTTTCCGTTTAGAAGTGATTTCACCATTTATCATTGAAACTACACGACTCTTGCTTATGCTTTCGGTAGTATTACTGGCCATAGCTTTGATGTACAATTTTGGCCCATCCAAAAAAAGGCAGTGGCGATTTATATCCCCCGGTAGCTTATTAGCTACTTTTCTTATCGTAATTACTTCTGTGGGTTTTAGCTTTTATGTGAGCAACTTTGCGCAGTACAATAAACTTTATGGTAGTATTGGTACGTTAATGATTATCCTACTTTGGATATACATTAATGCCATAGTACTTATATTAGGCTTTGAGCTAAATGCTAGCATTGCCTCTTTAAAAAATGAACAATCTCAAGCAGAACTTGAATTAGATTTAGAAACATGA
- the rdgB gene encoding RdgB/HAM1 family non-canonical purine NTP pyrophosphatase: MMNELIFATHNANKAKEVKVLLPHLKVQSLSEIGFYDEIPETGETLQDNALIKARTIFKTTGKPCFADDTGLEVEALNGAPGVYSARYAGEGANSENNMDKLLTELDGKENRKAQFRTVIAYIDNTGKEHLFEGSVQGEILKARQGGEGFGYDPIFLPEGETESFAEMSAVRKNTMSHRGRAMRKLTQYLTGVEK; this comes from the coding sequence ATGATGAACGAACTGATATTTGCCACCCATAACGCTAATAAAGCCAAAGAGGTAAAAGTGCTTTTACCACATCTCAAGGTTCAATCCCTTTCAGAAATTGGCTTTTATGATGAAATTCCTGAAACTGGAGAAACGCTACAAGACAATGCCCTGATAAAAGCTAGAACCATTTTTAAGACGACTGGAAAACCTTGCTTTGCTGATGATACTGGTTTGGAGGTGGAAGCTCTTAATGGTGCTCCCGGGGTATATTCTGCACGCTATGCTGGCGAAGGTGCCAACTCAGAAAACAACATGGATAAGCTTTTGACTGAGCTTGATGGGAAGGAAAATCGCAAAGCACAGTTTAGAACAGTGATTGCCTACATTGACAATACAGGAAAGGAGCATTTATTTGAAGGCTCTGTACAAGGTGAAATTCTAAAAGCCAGACAAGGCGGGGAAGGTTTTGGTTATGATCCTATTTTTTTACCGGAAGGCGAAACCGAAAGTTTTGCTGAAATGAGTGCTGTGCGCAAAAATACCATGAGCCACAGGGGAAGAGCAATGCGGAAGCTAACCCAATATTTAACTGGCGTGGAAAAGTAA
- the nadC gene encoding carboxylating nicotinate-nucleotide diphosphorylase gives MISKDYLDRFIDDAIAEDIGPGDHSSNCSIPATAEGKMYLLVKEEGIIAGIDVAKRVFEKVDPAIKMEILMRDGDAVKLGDIAFRLQGPERALLRSERLALNIMQRMSGIATRTHHIVKLIEGTPTKLLDTRKTTPNMRALEKYAVTVGGGYNHRMGLYDMIMLKDNHVDFAGGIINAIDKAHEYIKENGLDIGIEVETRNLEELQQVIDKGGVQRVMFDNYSIEDTIKALNMVGGKFETESSGGITETTIRSYAETGVDFISVGALTHSVKSLDLSLKAE, from the coding sequence ATGATTTCTAAAGACTATCTCGACCGGTTTATTGACGATGCAATAGCCGAAGACATTGGCCCTGGCGACCATAGCAGCAACTGCAGCATTCCCGCTACAGCGGAGGGAAAAATGTACCTTTTGGTAAAAGAAGAAGGTATAATCGCAGGCATAGATGTAGCTAAAAGAGTTTTTGAAAAAGTAGATCCTGCCATTAAAATGGAAATTTTGATGAGGGATGGTGATGCCGTAAAACTGGGAGACATCGCCTTTAGACTTCAAGGACCGGAACGCGCCTTGCTGCGCAGCGAAAGGCTTGCACTAAACATTATGCAGCGCATGAGCGGCATTGCCACGCGCACCCATCATATTGTAAAACTGATTGAGGGAACTCCTACCAAACTATTGGATACTAGAAAAACCACGCCCAACATGAGGGCTTTAGAAAAGTATGCAGTGACTGTTGGTGGCGGCTATAATCATAGAATGGGTCTATATGATATGATTATGCTAAAGGATAATCATGTAGATTTTGCAGGAGGAATTATCAACGCCATCGACAAAGCGCATGAGTACATTAAAGAAAACGGACTTGACATTGGCATAGAAGTGGAAACCCGAAACCTGGAAGAGCTACAGCAGGTGATAGACAAGGGCGGTGTGCAGCGTGTAATGTTTGACAATTACAGCATTGAAGATACCATCAAAGCTCTGAATATGGTGGGCGGTAAATTTGAAACTGAATCTTCAGGGGGAATCACGGAAACCACGATTCGAAGTTATGCCGAAACAGGTGTTGACTTTATTTCGGTAGGCGCCCTTACACACTCCGTAAAAAGTTTAGATTTGAGTTTGAAGGCAGAATAG
- the rlmH gene encoding 23S rRNA (pseudouridine(1915)-N(3))-methyltransferase RlmH: MKIVFVQTGKTKGKEIQKLEEEYYKRLGRYVSFQKVVVPDLKNTKTLREEEVKKQEALLIQKEFQPGDHIILLDENGKQYPSLKFANHLQQIMNRGVRRIVFVIGGPYGFDQTIYDAAQEKLSLSLMTFSHQIIRPIFAEQLYRAYSILNNDPYHHQ; this comes from the coding sequence TTGAAGATAGTATTTGTACAAACAGGAAAGACGAAAGGTAAAGAGATACAGAAGCTTGAAGAGGAGTACTATAAGCGCCTAGGGCGCTATGTGAGTTTCCAAAAAGTGGTGGTTCCTGATCTTAAAAATACCAAGACTTTGCGCGAAGAAGAGGTCAAAAAACAGGAAGCTTTGCTCATTCAAAAGGAATTTCAGCCTGGTGATCACATTATTTTACTGGATGAAAACGGCAAGCAGTACCCTTCTTTAAAATTTGCAAACCACTTGCAGCAAATAATGAACAGGGGAGTGAGGCGCATCGTTTTTGTGATTGGCGGCCCTTATGGTTTTGACCAAACGATTTATGATGCCGCACAGGAAAAACTGTCTCTTTCATTAATGACTTTTTCGCATCAAATAATACGGCCCATATTTGCCGAGCAGCTATATCGCGCTTACAGTATTTTGAATAATGACCCTTATCACCATCAATGA